One window of the Hyalangium minutum genome contains the following:
- a CDS encoding caspase family protein — translation MIGAFLLALLAASPPAEPGPRRFAIAVGTNQGIGSDAPLRYAERDARSVLSVLGEAGGVRPEDSLLLLGATADELRARLARFGERLQEQARPGDQLFVYVSSHAEAEALHLSGTRLPIREVVHFVEQAPVGVALLVVDSCQSGRAARIKGLKPLPDIRMSVEQPQIAGRIIITASAADESAQESDALAGSIFTHHLVAALRGAADLTGDGRITLAEAYAYSYARTIESSLLSHAGVQHPHFRFDLQGQGELILTSPATASSLLTLAIPEPGDWTVTTSSGEPFLGLVRKGEGVATLALPAGSYLLTTRKERSALTARVEVPPAGRIEVTRDQLVPSGLVFHPIKGSASGRWMLHLGPALGRPLVSTFGPMVGANTQLQYAWASDALNVVTAALGLKHGRHEQMQLLQNDFELRLGVGRLMRDPEGLQLQLSAELGGFLARQWEPGTGNASFGFQPYTGAAGALWVPITGPLRLTFLGNAGPAWVRTLSGHHLVWTYGGSVGMGLVQ, via the coding sequence ATGATCGGGGCATTCCTGCTGGCGCTCCTGGCGGCCAGCCCGCCAGCCGAGCCTGGCCCGCGAAGGTTCGCCATCGCCGTGGGTACCAATCAGGGGATCGGCAGTGACGCACCGCTGCGATACGCGGAGCGGGATGCCCGCTCGGTGCTGAGCGTGCTGGGTGAAGCCGGCGGAGTGCGGCCGGAGGACAGCCTGCTGCTGCTCGGAGCCACCGCCGATGAGCTCCGCGCCCGGCTTGCACGCTTCGGAGAGCGCCTCCAGGAGCAGGCGCGTCCGGGAGACCAGCTCTTCGTCTACGTCTCCAGCCACGCGGAAGCGGAAGCGCTGCACCTGTCGGGAACACGCCTGCCCATCCGCGAGGTGGTCCACTTCGTGGAACAGGCTCCCGTGGGCGTCGCACTGCTGGTGGTGGACTCGTGCCAGTCCGGACGCGCAGCGCGGATCAAAGGCCTCAAGCCGCTCCCGGACATCCGCATGAGCGTAGAACAGCCGCAGATCGCCGGACGGATCATCATCACCGCGTCCGCTGCGGACGAGTCCGCCCAGGAGTCGGATGCGCTCGCAGGCTCCATCTTCACCCACCACCTGGTCGCAGCGCTTCGCGGAGCGGCGGACCTGACAGGAGACGGCCGCATCACCCTGGCCGAGGCCTACGCCTACTCTTACGCGCGGACGATCGAGTCCTCGCTTCTGTCACACGCGGGGGTGCAGCACCCCCACTTCCGCTTCGACCTCCAGGGTCAGGGAGAGCTCATCCTCACCTCCCCTGCCACGGCCTCCTCCCTCCTGACGCTCGCCATCCCCGAGCCGGGCGATTGGACGGTGACCACTTCCTCCGGAGAACCCTTCCTGGGGCTGGTGCGCAAGGGCGAGGGAGTGGCGACACTGGCCCTGCCCGCGGGCAGCTACCTCCTGACGACCCGGAAGGAGCGCAGTGCCCTGACGGCACGGGTGGAGGTGCCACCCGCCGGCCGCATCGAGGTGACACGTGACCAGCTCGTGCCGAGCGGGCTGGTGTTCCACCCGATCAAGGGCTCTGCCTCGGGGCGGTGGATGCTGCACCTGGGCCCCGCTCTGGGCCGGCCCCTCGTCTCCACCTTCGGGCCCATGGTGGGGGCCAACACCCAGCTCCAGTACGCTTGGGCGAGTGACGCGCTGAACGTGGTCACGGCCGCGCTGGGCCTGAAGCACGGGCGGCACGAGCAGATGCAGCTCCTGCAGAATGACTTCGAGCTGCGGCTGGGTGTGGGCCGGCTGATGCGAGACCCGGAGGGCCTCCAGCTCCAGCTCTCCGCGGAGCTGGGAGGCTTCCTCGCCCGGCAGTGGGAGCCGGGAACCGGCAACGCCAGCTTCGGCTTCCAGCCGTACACCGGGGCTGCTGGCGCCTTGTGGGTGCCCATCACAGGTCCGCTCCGGTTGACCTTCCTGGGGAATGCCGGCCCCGCCTGGGTCCGGACGCTCTCCGGGCACCACCTGGTGTGGACCTACGGAGGCAGCGTGGGAATGGGCCTGGTCCAATAA
- a CDS encoding RNA polymerase sigma factor, which yields MSRGLSPAELEELYDRYAPGMYRRALSLLEREADAWDAVQETFIRILQNASAFRREARPMTYIYRVTTNVCLNMLRSRSLRDVAPQEAGPEPEVDTLAPSECRDFLLELSRELDERSLTVAALYYVDELSQEEIAQVMGLSRKTIVREVKHISTLAQTLGEPRKRKGAWE from the coding sequence ATGAGCCGAGGGCTGAGCCCTGCGGAACTCGAGGAGCTCTACGACCGGTACGCGCCTGGCATGTACCGGAGAGCCCTAAGCCTGCTCGAACGGGAGGCGGACGCATGGGATGCCGTCCAGGAGACCTTCATCCGCATCCTCCAGAACGCGTCGGCGTTCCGGCGGGAAGCCCGGCCGATGACCTACATCTACCGGGTGACGACCAACGTCTGCCTCAACATGCTCCGCTCCCGGAGCCTGCGGGACGTCGCTCCCCAGGAGGCAGGGCCCGAGCCCGAAGTGGACACGCTCGCGCCCTCCGAGTGCCGCGATTTCCTGCTCGAGCTCTCGCGAGAACTCGACGAGCGCAGCCTCACCGTGGCGGCCCTCTATTATGTCGACGAACTCTCCCAGGAAGAGATTGCCCAGGTGATGGGGCTCTCCCGGAAGACCATCGTGCGCGAAGTGAAGCACATCTCCACCCTGGCCCAGACCCTCGGTGAGCCGCGCAAGAGGAAGGGAGCATGGGAATGA
- a CDS encoding choice-of-anchor A family protein: MRTALLPSLTAALLLLSACNAVESEDTGSPAGTEARNLGQTNVVRRLIGDIDGFGIAPAGLVRATPSPHNQPADVDGDGLLEPGEFLPDWNRNGSTAVGAGDDFDFRSAAERTATNGAQYTDQSRTPAGASDGINFTFTFTVPVPGDSDYGVDHYINLVFGDYDVTPASIRVDGVVVPLTTQGGGQDGLVQRAYAIVPWSAMTDGRVVITIIAPNEPYLAFDYALLDTDQIADCDNDGIPDTLDNCRCTFNPDQADADEDSVGDACDPGCHVNADCDDGNACTVDTCHGATGTCSHDGSAGLPVRLNDYNLFLLGDYIGGHDVVGKVAAGGNITMTDFAVGSGLPDTDISNTLVAGGNLSLSRGAIWGDAWYGGTYSGDTSVMSYRGTVSQGTPIHFTARGAELSNLSAQLASLAVNGTTTRESWGGIMLRGTDPSLNVFEVNASAFTGATLLSIEAPAGSLAVINIRGGSATFTGFGHSFAGGIDQHGILYNFVDATSIHAQGYGFWGTVLAPNADIAFTDGSFDGGIYARSFTGNAEGHINPLDEHNLCPSQP; the protein is encoded by the coding sequence ATGCGCACCGCTCTACTTCCGTCTCTCACTGCAGCCCTCCTGCTGCTCTCCGCCTGTAACGCCGTGGAATCCGAAGACACTGGCTCCCCGGCGGGAACCGAGGCCCGCAACCTCGGCCAGACGAACGTGGTCCGCCGGCTCATCGGCGACATCGACGGGTTCGGCATCGCCCCCGCTGGGCTCGTTCGCGCCACCCCGTCTCCGCACAACCAGCCAGCCGATGTGGACGGCGATGGCCTCCTGGAGCCCGGGGAGTTTCTGCCGGACTGGAACCGCAACGGCAGCACCGCGGTCGGCGCGGGCGATGACTTCGACTTCCGCTCCGCCGCCGAGCGCACGGCGACCAACGGCGCGCAGTACACCGACCAATCCCGCACCCCTGCCGGGGCCTCGGATGGAATCAACTTCACGTTCACCTTCACCGTCCCCGTCCCAGGTGACAGTGACTACGGCGTCGACCACTACATCAACCTCGTCTTCGGCGACTACGACGTCACCCCCGCGAGCATCCGCGTGGACGGCGTGGTGGTGCCGCTGACCACCCAGGGCGGCGGCCAGGACGGCCTCGTCCAGCGCGCCTACGCCATCGTGCCCTGGTCCGCCATGACGGACGGCCGCGTGGTCATCACCATCATCGCTCCCAATGAGCCGTACCTCGCCTTCGACTACGCGCTGCTCGACACCGACCAGATCGCCGACTGCGACAACGACGGCATCCCCGACACGCTCGACAACTGCCGCTGCACCTTCAACCCGGACCAGGCCGATGCGGACGAGGACAGCGTCGGCGACGCGTGCGACCCCGGCTGCCACGTCAACGCGGACTGCGATGACGGCAACGCCTGCACGGTGGACACCTGCCATGGCGCCACGGGCACCTGCTCGCACGACGGCTCCGCGGGCCTGCCGGTCCGGCTGAACGACTACAACCTCTTCCTCCTCGGGGACTACATCGGTGGCCACGACGTGGTGGGCAAAGTGGCCGCGGGCGGCAACATCACCATGACCGACTTCGCGGTCGGCTCGGGCCTGCCGGACACCGACATCTCCAACACCCTGGTGGCGGGTGGCAACCTCTCCCTCTCCCGCGGCGCCATCTGGGGGGATGCCTGGTATGGCGGCACCTACAGCGGCGACACCTCCGTGATGTCCTACCGGGGCACCGTCTCTCAGGGCACGCCCATCCACTTCACTGCCCGGGGCGCGGAGCTGAGCAACCTGTCCGCCCAGCTGGCCAGCCTCGCCGTCAACGGCACCACGACGCGTGAGTCCTGGGGCGGCATCATGCTGCGCGGCACGGACCCCAGCCTGAACGTCTTCGAGGTGAACGCCAGCGCCTTCACCGGCGCCACGCTGCTCTCCATCGAGGCGCCCGCCGGCTCGCTGGCGGTGATCAACATCCGCGGCGGCTCGGCCACCTTCACGGGCTTCGGCCACTCGTTCGCCGGAGGCATCGACCAGCACGGCATCCTCTACAACTTCGTGGATGCCACGAGCATCCATGCCCAGGGCTACGGCTTCTGGGGCACGGTGCTGGCCCCCAACGCCGACATTGCCTTCACCGACGGCAGCTTCGACGGCGGCATCTACGCCCGCTCCTTCACAGGCAACGCCGAGGGCCACATCAACCCGCTGGACGAGCACAACCTCTGCCCGTCCCAGCCGTGA
- a CDS encoding lipase family protein, with translation MQTRAVANTSSAPTYSPTLALAFANAVEAAYNFYDNGTPISLAGYTIGPDIYVFELEKKTFFGYVATGTPPNSGIPQHNLVVFRGTRTKEEGFYDMDWSLVPGNLGGQAVGNVAKGLYDFYTGAGPLEKSLSQLTLEAISWFSDTSLPLYVCGHSLGGGVATLASLDIVLNNAYTAAAPIMYTYGGLHAGDQNFVTAFSTAVAAAFRVTNLADFVPQLTGLAADNTQYVHVGEQWWFVAYNSYLWENHELSNTYLTALTSYPSQVVNTPPPNFPASGA, from the coding sequence ATGCAGACCCGTGCTGTTGCCAATACCTCGTCCGCCCCCACGTACAGCCCGACACTTGCGCTGGCCTTCGCGAACGCTGTCGAAGCCGCCTACAACTTCTACGACAACGGCACGCCCATCTCGCTCGCGGGCTACACCATTGGCCCAGACATCTACGTCTTCGAGTTGGAGAAGAAAACGTTCTTTGGCTACGTGGCCACCGGAACACCGCCGAACAGCGGCATCCCGCAGCACAACCTGGTGGTATTCCGCGGGACGCGCACCAAGGAAGAGGGCTTCTACGACATGGACTGGAGCCTGGTGCCGGGAAATCTTGGGGGCCAGGCTGTCGGCAACGTCGCCAAGGGCCTGTATGACTTCTATACGGGCGCAGGGCCCCTGGAGAAGAGCCTCTCCCAGCTCACGTTGGAGGCGATCTCCTGGTTCTCGGATACGTCGCTGCCGCTCTACGTGTGTGGCCACAGCCTCGGGGGCGGAGTCGCCACGCTGGCGTCGCTCGATATCGTGCTGAACAATGCCTACACGGCTGCGGCGCCGATCATGTACACCTACGGCGGCCTGCACGCCGGGGACCAGAACTTCGTCACTGCGTTCAGCACCGCCGTGGCGGCGGCCTTCCGCGTCACCAACCTTGCTGACTTCGTTCCCCAGCTCACCGGCTTAGCTGCGGACAACACCCAGTACGTCCATGTCGGCGAGCAGTGGTGGTTCGTCGCCTACAACTCGTACCTCTGGGAGAACCACGAGCTGTCGAACACGTACCTCACGGCGCTCACGTCGTACCCCAGCCAGGTCGTGAACACGCCGCCGCCGAACTTCCCAGCCAGCGGTGCATAA
- a CDS encoding TadE family protein, with the protein MDTPGWAREGQSGQAAVEAALTLPLVVFLILGTLQLFLALQARLLAQYAVFQATRAGSISHGDCGRMQDAAVLALLPSFRSFLGRATAGRSAADKLARAFGEYKRNDHRFLARRDAGHDGSIVWIQRELVGRSFAPAPQDRAFDRPGHLMRLETRMIYWFPLKIPFANWVLSRMFLARLGLMEYHAANPLMLAEEDARWRRSRRETFRLPAAMARELRARVGRGQYTLPIETTFTMRMMTPAKSRHFAAMNCPW; encoded by the coding sequence ATGGACACCCCCGGTTGGGCGCGTGAGGGTCAGTCAGGACAGGCGGCGGTCGAGGCGGCGTTGACGCTGCCGCTGGTGGTTTTTTTGATCCTGGGCACCCTGCAGCTCTTCCTGGCGCTGCAGGCCCGCCTGCTGGCGCAGTACGCCGTCTTCCAGGCTACGCGTGCCGGGAGCATCTCGCACGGGGACTGTGGGCGGATGCAGGACGCGGCGGTGCTGGCACTGCTGCCCTCGTTCCGCTCCTTCCTGGGCCGCGCCACTGCGGGCAGAAGCGCTGCGGACAAGCTCGCCCGTGCCTTTGGTGAGTACAAGCGCAATGACCACCGCTTCCTGGCCCGCAGGGATGCCGGCCATGACGGCAGCATCGTCTGGATCCAGCGCGAGCTAGTTGGCCGCAGCTTCGCGCCCGCCCCTCAGGACCGCGCCTTCGACCGCCCCGGCCACCTCATGCGCCTGGAGACGCGCATGATCTACTGGTTCCCGCTGAAGATCCCCTTCGCCAACTGGGTGCTCAGCCGCATGTTCCTCGCACGGCTGGGGCTCATGGAGTACCACGCGGCCAACCCCCTGATGCTCGCGGAAGAGGACGCCCGCTGGAGACGCTCGCGCAGGGAGACTTTCCGCCTGCCCGCGGCCATGGCCCGCGAGCTGCGGGCCCGCGTGGGGCGTGGGCAGTACACGCTGCCCATCGAGACCACCTTCACCATGCGGATGATGACCCCCGCCAAGTCCCGGCACTTCGCTGCCATGAACTGCCCCTGGTGA
- a CDS encoding TetR/AcrR family transcriptional regulator, translated as MFNKRKSQSGTRATQKEATGHAVLQAARVEFERVGFEAANLRSIAALAGVSAGTVLHHYGDKRELLHAALFDDLEQTLARALAGLGKGSLEEQLSALTRTVFGYYQRRPQLSRTLLKESLFAEEPWAQRFTAQVGRVHGALAQLAQKASERGELRPNVDGALFAVAYFSFFYFALIAWVQGAHGSPMELVDRLVRQHLEGLRPDPKSRRRKS; from the coding sequence GTGTTCAACAAACGCAAGTCACAGAGTGGAACTCGAGCTACCCAGAAGGAAGCCACCGGGCACGCGGTTCTCCAGGCGGCGCGCGTGGAGTTCGAGCGCGTGGGCTTCGAGGCGGCGAACCTGCGGTCCATCGCGGCGCTCGCGGGGGTGTCGGCCGGGACGGTGCTCCACCACTATGGAGACAAGCGAGAGCTGCTCCACGCCGCGCTGTTCGATGATCTCGAGCAGACGTTGGCGCGTGCGCTCGCCGGGCTCGGCAAGGGCTCGCTGGAGGAGCAGCTCTCCGCGCTGACACGCACCGTGTTCGGCTACTACCAGCGCCGCCCCCAGCTCTCGCGCACCCTGCTCAAGGAGTCGCTCTTCGCCGAGGAGCCCTGGGCCCAGCGGTTCACCGCCCAGGTCGGCCGGGTTCATGGAGCCCTCGCGCAGCTGGCCCAGAAGGCGAGCGAGCGCGGCGAGCTCCGGCCCAACGTGGACGGTGCGCTGTTCGCCGTCGCGTACTTCTCCTTCTTCTACTTCGCCCTCATCGCATGGGTGCAGGGCGCGCATGGCTCACCCATGGAGCTGGTGGATCGCCTGGTTCGCCAGCATCTCGAGGGCCTGCGTCCGGATCCCAAGTCGCGGAGGAGGAAGTCATGA
- a CDS encoding alpha/beta fold hydrolase, with protein MKSMFRDAQAKTVLLQWFDRFRERIPAPTESRRVQTRWGDTHVLVGGPEGAPPVVLLHGALASSAHVLRELAPLLERFRVHAVDLIGQSVKSADVQPSVSNNAYGEWLAEVLEGLSLRRTHVVGVSMGGFAAIRLAAFAPERIDRLALLVPAGVVNGSAWEGLTKVGLPMMLYRLSPSERRLQAVVRHLFTTLDEDWVPYMGDALRSYTLNLRVPVLARPEEFQGLKAPTLVLGADQDVSFPGQRLLARAPELFPTLVGRELLKDCRHCPPTTDAFRRWLSDRLSDFLSEPGPLQTRRSGAAEA; from the coding sequence ATGAAGTCCATGTTCAGGGATGCGCAGGCGAAGACCGTGCTTCTGCAGTGGTTCGATCGCTTCCGGGAACGCATCCCGGCACCGACCGAGAGCCGGAGGGTGCAGACGCGGTGGGGGGACACCCACGTCCTTGTGGGAGGACCAGAAGGGGCCCCACCGGTGGTGTTGCTCCACGGAGCCTTGGCGAGCTCGGCGCATGTGCTGAGGGAGCTGGCGCCCCTGCTGGAGCGCTTCCGGGTGCATGCGGTGGACCTCATCGGTCAGTCGGTGAAGAGCGCGGATGTTCAGCCCTCCGTCTCCAACAACGCGTATGGGGAGTGGCTCGCGGAGGTCCTCGAGGGGCTCTCGCTGCGGCGCACGCATGTGGTGGGGGTGAGCATGGGCGGCTTCGCGGCCATCCGCCTCGCGGCGTTCGCGCCGGAGCGCATCGATCGGCTCGCCCTCCTTGTTCCAGCCGGCGTAGTCAATGGCTCGGCCTGGGAGGGGCTCACCAAGGTCGGCCTTCCGATGATGCTCTATCGCCTGTCACCCTCCGAGCGGCGGCTCCAGGCCGTCGTCCGTCACCTGTTCACGACCCTGGATGAGGACTGGGTGCCGTACATGGGCGATGCCTTGCGCTCCTACACCCTGAACCTCCGAGTGCCGGTGCTCGCCCGGCCGGAGGAGTTCCAGGGCTTGAAGGCGCCCACGCTCGTGCTGGGTGCGGACCAAGATGTGAGCTTCCCGGGGCAACGGCTCCTGGCTCGTGCGCCGGAACTCTTTCCCACGCTCGTCGGCCGAGAGCTCCTCAAGGATTGCCGGCACTGTCCACCGACCACGGACGCCTTTCGGCGCTGGCTGTCGGATCGGCTCAGCGACTTCCTGTCTGAGCCAGGTCCGCTCCAGACGAGGCGTTCTGGAGCGGCCGAAGCGTAG
- a CDS encoding TonB-dependent receptor, with protein sequence MRPALIPLLLGVALAATPASAQQAPAPAGEDSHWSQKLSLEELLKLELATPAKQRQKASEAPGVASLVTREQIQQFGWTSLNDILFSQPGFFPARDFERSVVGARGIQEGWNNNHLLVLVDGVPVNDHDTASAYTWDITPLFFVKSVEIIRGPGSALYGSSATQGIIAINTISSPKALNEQERLEINSEARLRLGNQGTSSVEAVAASRSEHLSTVLGFRYARTDGSIYLSPDGSGRVDDQGALQRFRVSEPLGSRYVFLKLEARKALEGLSLSYHQQAWEQGIGLGWFSWAPDAEQPIREGRHLAVLSYRSQPERPLQHEYVLMFQRHDYDLNIRFYPSGALDGYYPNGVTETLDTHVDEVFTRAQLSGELAERLSLLGGVEYSLFLYNGDHVHYSNADLLNFEEDSPPSETLVELGPFYEGILNRPVSNAAAYAQLSWSQLLDTPLSLTAGLRYDLKFFRYRAPEAPTARPSARSYEQLSPRLALVYAALPSLSFKLQASRAFRAPSPTELFSTNSWMADTDIDSILPERVTTFELGADWLIHRHLSSRTTVFVSRYENLIGYEQLQVNNLFSRDTAGVELELMADAELGTRGRLMAFGNYSYARLLGETDDDSEGSLRQLTWAPAHTAKAGVSYSIRRFTLALQGRYQSTVLRRPGDFETPAYREARPESVPAWLRFDVNTRLQINVWSSVGLSVTNLFDTEDFLVRTGDLPFDYRMEGRRILGNLELSL encoded by the coding sequence ATGCGCCCTGCCCTCATCCCGCTGTTGCTTGGGGTCGCCCTGGCCGCCACGCCCGCCTCCGCCCAGCAGGCTCCCGCTCCCGCCGGGGAGGACTCGCACTGGTCCCAAAAGCTGTCGCTCGAGGAGTTGCTGAAGCTGGAGCTCGCCACGCCCGCCAAGCAGCGGCAGAAGGCGAGCGAGGCTCCCGGCGTGGCCTCCCTGGTCACCCGCGAGCAGATCCAACAGTTCGGCTGGACGAGCCTGAACGACATCCTCTTCAGCCAGCCGGGCTTCTTCCCCGCCCGGGACTTCGAGCGCTCGGTGGTGGGCGCCCGCGGTATCCAAGAGGGCTGGAACAACAACCACCTGCTGGTGCTGGTGGACGGCGTGCCGGTGAACGACCACGACACCGCCAGCGCGTACACCTGGGACATCACCCCGCTCTTCTTCGTCAAAAGTGTGGAGATCATCCGCGGGCCCGGCTCCGCGCTGTACGGCTCCAGCGCCACCCAGGGCATCATCGCCATCAACACCATCTCCTCGCCCAAGGCCCTGAACGAGCAGGAGCGCCTGGAGATCAACAGCGAGGCGCGCCTGCGGCTCGGCAACCAGGGGACCTCGAGCGTGGAGGCGGTGGCGGCCTCTCGCTCCGAGCACCTCTCCACCGTGCTGGGGTTCCGCTACGCGCGCACGGATGGGAGCATCTATCTGTCCCCGGACGGCTCGGGGCGAGTGGACGACCAAGGCGCGCTCCAGCGCTTCCGCGTCTCGGAGCCGCTCGGCAGCCGGTACGTCTTCCTCAAGTTGGAGGCACGCAAGGCCCTGGAGGGGCTGTCGCTGAGCTACCACCAGCAGGCCTGGGAGCAGGGAATCGGCCTTGGCTGGTTCAGCTGGGCGCCCGATGCCGAGCAGCCCATCCGCGAGGGCCGCCACCTCGCGGTGCTGAGCTACCGCTCGCAGCCCGAGCGCCCGCTCCAGCACGAGTACGTGCTCATGTTCCAGCGGCACGACTACGACCTGAACATCCGCTTCTACCCGAGCGGCGCCCTGGACGGGTACTACCCCAACGGCGTCACGGAGACGCTCGACACACACGTGGACGAGGTCTTCACCCGGGCGCAGCTCTCCGGCGAGCTGGCCGAGCGACTCTCGCTGCTGGGCGGAGTGGAGTACTCCCTCTTCCTGTACAACGGCGACCACGTTCACTACAGCAACGCCGACCTGCTCAACTTCGAGGAGGACTCTCCTCCCTCCGAGACGCTGGTCGAGCTGGGGCCCTTCTACGAGGGCATCCTCAACCGGCCCGTGAGCAACGCGGCGGCTTATGCGCAGCTGTCCTGGAGCCAGTTGCTGGACACGCCCCTCTCGCTGACCGCGGGCCTGCGCTATGACCTGAAGTTCTTCCGCTACCGCGCCCCCGAAGCGCCTACCGCTCGCCCGAGCGCGCGCTCGTACGAGCAGCTCAGCCCCCGGCTCGCGCTGGTCTACGCCGCGCTCCCCTCCTTGAGTTTCAAGCTCCAGGCCAGCCGCGCGTTCCGGGCGCCGTCGCCCACCGAGCTGTTCAGCACCAACAGCTGGATGGCGGACACGGACATCGACTCGATCCTCCCCGAGCGGGTGACCACCTTCGAGCTCGGCGCGGACTGGCTGATCCACCGGCACCTGAGCTCACGAACCACCGTCTTTGTCTCCCGCTACGAGAACCTCATCGGCTATGAGCAGCTCCAGGTGAACAACCTGTTCTCCCGAGACACCGCGGGCGTGGAGCTGGAGCTGATGGCGGACGCGGAGCTGGGAACGCGCGGCCGGCTGATGGCCTTTGGCAACTACAGCTACGCGCGCTTGTTGGGAGAGACAGATGACGACAGCGAGGGCAGTCTCCGGCAGCTCACCTGGGCCCCCGCGCACACGGCCAAGGCGGGGGTGAGCTACTCGATCCGGCGCTTCACCCTGGCGCTCCAAGGCCGCTACCAAAGCACCGTCCTGCGCAGGCCCGGAGACTTCGAGACCCCCGCCTACCGGGAGGCCCGGCCTGAGTCCGTGCCGGCCTGGCTCCGCTTCGACGTGAACACGCGCCTGCAGATCAATGTGTGGTCCTCCGTGGGGCTCTCCGTCACCAACCTGTTCGATACCGAGGACTTCCTCGTGCGAACCGGAGACCTGCCCTTCGACTACCGCATGGAGGGACGGCGCATCCTCGGCAACCTCGAGCTCAGCCTGTAG